The following proteins are co-located in the Streptomyces sp. NBC_01198 genome:
- a CDS encoding enoyl-CoA hydratase/isomerase family protein yields the protein MTVTLEVDDGVGTVRLDRPPMNALDSAMQDQLKEVAREAGARPDVRAVLLWGGEKVFAAGADIKEMQAMSYEDMVDRSGPLQEAFTAVARIPKPVVAAVTGYALGGGCELALCADIRIAAEDARLGQPEILLGLIPGAGGTQRLARLVGPSRAKDLIFTGRMVGAAEALAIGLVDQVAPAAEVHAKALAWAGRLARGPAYALRAAKEAVDAGLETDLDSGLALERALFAGLFATADRETGMRSFIEHGPGKAEFR from the coding sequence ATGACTGTGACCCTCGAAGTCGACGACGGCGTCGGCACCGTCCGCCTGGACCGGCCGCCGATGAACGCGCTGGACAGCGCCATGCAGGACCAGCTCAAGGAGGTCGCCCGGGAGGCCGGGGCGCGGCCCGACGTGCGGGCCGTGCTGCTGTGGGGCGGTGAGAAGGTGTTCGCGGCGGGAGCGGACATCAAGGAGATGCAGGCCATGTCGTACGAGGACATGGTCGACCGCTCGGGGCCGCTGCAGGAGGCCTTCACCGCGGTGGCCCGGATCCCCAAGCCGGTGGTGGCCGCGGTGACCGGCTACGCGCTCGGCGGCGGCTGCGAGCTGGCGCTGTGCGCGGACATCAGGATCGCCGCGGAGGACGCCAGGCTGGGCCAGCCGGAGATCCTGCTCGGGCTGATCCCGGGCGCCGGCGGCACGCAGCGGCTGGCGCGGCTGGTGGGGCCGTCGCGGGCCAAGGACCTGATCTTCACCGGGCGGATGGTGGGCGCCGCCGAGGCGCTGGCGATCGGCCTGGTCGACCAGGTGGCGCCGGCCGCCGAGGTGCACGCGAAGGCGCTGGCCTGGGCCGGACGGCTGGCCCGCGGGCCCGCCTACGCGCTGCGGGCCGCGAAGGAAGCGGTGGACGCCGGCCTGGAGACCGACCTGGACAGCGGGCTCGCACTCGAACGCGCGCTTTTCGCCGGGCTGTTCGCGACCGCGGACCGCGAGACCGGAATGCGCAGCTTCATCGAACACGGACCGGGCAAAGCCGAATTCCGCTGA